From a single Microbacterium murale genomic region:
- a CDS encoding SDR family NAD(P)-dependent oxidoreductase, whose translation MRIDLRGKTALVTGSTQGIGRAIAATLADAGARVAINGRSADGVASVIAELQAESADRHLIAAPGDVTNQEGADAVLAATGDIDVLVNNLGIFGTEPALEITDEEWRRYFDVNVLAAVRLIRATLPGMKSRGWGRVLNIASDSAVVIPAEMIHYGMSKTALLAVSRGFAKDAAGTGVTVNSVLAGPTHTGGVETFVYELVDAALPWDEAQREFMRLHRPQSLLQRLIEPEEIANMVAYLASPLASATTGAAVRVDGGYIDSIVP comes from the coding sequence ATGCGCATCGATCTCAGAGGCAAGACCGCACTCGTCACCGGTTCCACCCAGGGGATCGGACGGGCCATCGCCGCCACCCTCGCCGATGCCGGCGCGCGCGTCGCCATCAACGGCCGCAGCGCCGACGGCGTGGCATCCGTCATCGCGGAACTGCAGGCAGAGTCCGCCGACCGCCACCTCATTGCCGCTCCGGGTGACGTCACGAACCAAGAGGGAGCGGATGCCGTGCTCGCCGCGACCGGCGACATCGACGTTCTCGTCAACAACCTCGGCATCTTCGGGACGGAGCCCGCGCTCGAGATCACCGACGAGGAGTGGCGCCGCTACTTCGACGTGAATGTGCTCGCCGCTGTACGGCTCATCCGTGCCACGCTGCCGGGGATGAAGTCACGCGGATGGGGCCGCGTCCTCAATATCGCCAGCGACTCGGCGGTCGTCATCCCCGCCGAGATGATCCACTACGGCATGTCCAAGACCGCCCTTCTCGCCGTCTCGCGCGGCTTCGCAAAGGATGCCGCCGGCACCGGCGTCACGGTCAACTCGGTACTCGCCGGTCCGACGCACACCGGCGGCGTGGAGACGTTCGTCTACGAGCTGGTCGATGCTGCCCTTCCTTGGGATGAGGCGCAGCGCGAGTTCATGCGCCTGCACCGGCCGCAGTCGCTGTTGCAGCGGCTCATCGAGCCCGAGGAGATCGCGAACATGGTCGCGTACCTCGCCTCACCCCTGGCCTCCGCGACGACGGGCGCTGCGGTGCGGGTCGACGGCGGGTACATCGACTCGATCGTTCCGTGA
- a CDS encoding class I SAM-dependent methyltransferase, producing MHQDLATGRQALARNAAALELGGFVSHELESSLLKGARLVLLQLPKALAELEEIADAVARWAAPDVVIVAGGRVKHMTLAQNEVLGRSFAQVQAQRAERKSRLIVAAGPLTVSAEPPYPQWSEHPEFGLRLAAHGGAFAASRIDIGTRVLLEVLGEQREGSTDVIDLGCGTGALAAYYALTHPEAGVTATDRSAAAVASARATIIANGVADRVKVTHDDAGSALSDGSADLILLNPPFHLGASVHTGAATRLFEASARLLKPGGALLTVFNSSLSYRPELTRLIGPTEQLHRTPKFTVTRSIRR from the coding sequence GTGCACCAGGACCTCGCCACCGGGAGGCAGGCGCTCGCTCGCAACGCCGCCGCGCTCGAGCTGGGCGGGTTCGTCTCGCACGAACTCGAATCGTCATTGCTCAAGGGCGCGCGCCTCGTGCTGCTGCAGCTGCCGAAGGCGCTCGCCGAACTCGAGGAGATCGCGGATGCCGTGGCCCGCTGGGCGGCGCCCGACGTGGTGATCGTCGCCGGAGGACGCGTGAAGCACATGACCCTCGCGCAGAACGAGGTGCTCGGGCGCAGCTTCGCCCAGGTTCAGGCGCAGCGCGCCGAGCGGAAGTCGCGGCTGATCGTGGCTGCGGGCCCCCTGACCGTGTCGGCCGAACCTCCGTACCCGCAGTGGTCGGAGCATCCGGAGTTCGGGCTCAGGCTCGCAGCGCACGGCGGCGCCTTCGCCGCGAGCCGGATCGACATCGGCACGCGGGTGCTGCTCGAGGTGCTGGGTGAGCAGCGCGAAGGGTCAACCGACGTCATCGACCTCGGCTGCGGTACCGGAGCGCTCGCCGCCTACTACGCGCTGACTCACCCCGAAGCCGGCGTCACGGCGACCGATCGATCTGCGGCGGCCGTGGCATCCGCTCGGGCGACGATCATCGCGAACGGCGTCGCCGACCGCGTGAAAGTGACCCACGACGATGCGGGCTCGGCCCTGTCGGACGGCAGCGCCGACCTCATCCTGCTCAACCCGCCGTTCCATCTCGGCGCCAGTGTCCACACCGGTGCCGCGACGCGTCTGTTCGAGGCATCCGCCCGCCTGCTCAAGCCTGGCGGCGCACTGCTCACCGTGTTCAATTCGAGCCTCTCGTACCGGCCGGAACTGACGCGTTTGATCGGCCCGACCGAGCAGTTGCACCGTACGCCGAAGTTCACCGTGACCCGCAGCATCCGTCGCTGA
- a CDS encoding glycine betaine ABC transporter substrate-binding protein, whose product MKKFRHITAAVALGAVASLTLAGCATGNDTAGGNGGGDSEGGDKGTITLGFIPSWTDGLSMAYLVQDQLEKLGYTVELETLTEAGPLYTGLAQGDVDLFPSAWPEVTHAQYMETYGDDLEDLGAYYDNAKLTIAVPSYMDIDSIEDLKGQAARFDGKITGIEPGAGLTGVTQDSMMPEYGLDGEYTLETSSTSAMLTVLGEAIDNKEDLVVTLWKPFWANSKYDVKELEDPLGAMGEAETLNFMAHKGFAEEFPEAAELVKQIKLDDDQYGSLEDLVVNEFGEGQEADAVDKWLEENGDQFDWVVKE is encoded by the coding sequence ATGAAGAAGTTCCGGCACATCACAGCCGCCGTGGCCCTGGGGGCCGTGGCATCCCTCACCCTCGCCGGTTGCGCGACCGGCAATGACACCGCAGGCGGAAACGGCGGCGGTGACAGCGAAGGCGGAGACAAGGGCACCATCACCCTCGGCTTCATCCCCTCGTGGACCGATGGTCTGAGCATGGCGTACCTGGTCCAGGACCAGCTCGAGAAGCTCGGCTACACGGTCGAGCTCGAGACGCTGACTGAGGCCGGCCCGCTGTACACCGGCCTCGCGCAGGGCGATGTCGACCTGTTCCCGTCGGCATGGCCCGAGGTCACGCACGCGCAGTACATGGAGACCTATGGCGACGACCTCGAGGATCTCGGCGCGTACTACGACAACGCCAAGCTCACGATCGCCGTGCCCAGCTACATGGACATCGACTCGATCGAAGACCTCAAGGGCCAGGCCGCCCGTTTCGACGGCAAGATCACTGGTATCGAGCCAGGCGCGGGCCTCACCGGCGTGACGCAGGACTCGATGATGCCCGAGTACGGCCTCGATGGTGAGTACACCCTCGAGACTTCGTCGACCTCGGCGATGCTCACCGTTCTCGGTGAGGCCATCGACAATAAGGAAGACCTCGTCGTCACGCTGTGGAAGCCGTTCTGGGCGAACAGCAAGTACGACGTCAAGGAACTCGAAGACCCGCTGGGCGCGATGGGTGAGGCGGAGACGCTGAACTTCATGGCGCACAAGGGCTTCGCCGAGGAGTTCCCCGAGGCCGCTGAGCTCGTCAAGCAGATCAAGCTCGACGACGACCAGTACGGTTCGCTCGAGGACCTCGTCGTCAACGAGTTCGGTGAAGGCCAGGAGGCCGACGCCGTCGACAAGTGGCTCGAGGAAAACGGCGACCAGTTCGACTGGGTCGTCAAGGAGTAA
- a CDS encoding ABC transporter permease subunit, giving the protein MRSILPVFRRSMRESWRSLLGWTAGIAAVLFLYLPLYPSIGASDQMTQLIDSMPKQLVDTLGYDQIASGAGYTEATFYGLMGFLLTTIAAVLWGSSLAAAEESGRAELDLAHGIGRGQYALETALSVLVRLIWLGAFAGLVIWGLNGPAELELEPVRIIGASAALVGLAFLTAGAALLAGAATGRRIWATGVGAGIAVLGYILQALAKQSDDLEWLNALSPYAWVFRQSPLAEGIDLGGLTLTWAIGLVLAAASAFTLRARDLRG; this is encoded by the coding sequence ATGCGCAGCATCCTGCCGGTGTTCCGGCGCAGCATGCGGGAATCGTGGCGGAGCCTGCTCGGCTGGACGGCCGGCATCGCCGCCGTACTGTTCCTGTACCTGCCGCTGTACCCGAGCATCGGGGCGAGCGATCAGATGACGCAGCTCATCGATTCGATGCCCAAACAGTTGGTCGACACGCTCGGCTACGACCAGATCGCCAGTGGCGCCGGCTACACCGAGGCCACGTTCTACGGGCTGATGGGGTTCCTCCTGACGACCATCGCCGCGGTGCTGTGGGGTTCGTCGCTCGCGGCTGCGGAGGAGAGCGGCCGCGCCGAACTCGACCTCGCGCACGGCATCGGTCGCGGTCAGTACGCACTCGAGACAGCACTCTCGGTGCTCGTGCGCCTGATCTGGCTCGGCGCCTTCGCCGGGCTCGTGATCTGGGGGCTCAATGGCCCGGCAGAGCTCGAGTTGGAGCCGGTGCGCATCATCGGTGCGAGCGCGGCGCTCGTGGGTCTGGCCTTCCTCACCGCCGGCGCCGCGCTGCTCGCGGGCGCCGCGACCGGACGCCGCATCTGGGCGACGGGAGTGGGTGCGGGTATCGCCGTGCTCGGGTACATCCTGCAGGCGCTCGCGAAGCAGTCCGACGATCTCGAGTGGCTGAACGCGCTGTCGCCGTACGCCTGGGTGTTCCGGCAGTCGCCGCTCGCCGAGGGCATCGACCTCGGCGGCCTCACGCTCACCTGGGCGATCGGGCTGGTTCTCGCCGCAGCATCCGCCTTCACCTTGCGCGCCCGCGACCTGCGCGGCTGA
- a CDS encoding lipase maturation factor family protein: MDGFAAVDFGFSREVLQRGIAALYLVAFVSSLNQFRPLLGEHGLLPAPALLGWAASSKARGRMLQPTLFRRIRYTDRRLAILCWAGIVISVLLVAGIPQLAPPWVPMTCFLALWIGYMSISSIGQTFYGFGWEMLLLEAGFLAAFLGSRDQPPPTVVIVLMWWLVFRLEFGAGMIKIRGGREWRDLTALTYHHETQPMPGPLSRQAHLLPRWLHKGEVLGNHFAQLIVPFFLFAPILSLWMPGPVPQIIGAVAGVIIIVTQVWLVITGNFAWLNWATIVLAFSAIGVPMRASAEQTLPLYWIIITSAVGILYLVVSWPALRNLFAHRQLMNASFNRWQLANAYGAFGTVTKARIEIVIEGTLDEDPDAATWREYEFKGKPGDVRRVPRQFAPYHLRLDWLMWFLPLGRSLDDWFTVFLARLLQADAPTLALLRADPFAGRPPRWVRAVSYRYRFATREERHRDGVIWMRDRRRVIVGAAELP, translated from the coding sequence ATGGACGGTTTCGCGGCTGTCGACTTCGGTTTCTCTCGCGAGGTGCTCCAGCGGGGCATTGCGGCGCTGTATCTCGTCGCCTTCGTCTCGTCGTTGAACCAGTTCCGCCCGCTGCTGGGCGAGCACGGGCTGCTGCCTGCGCCCGCGCTGCTGGGATGGGCTGCCTCGTCGAAGGCGCGCGGACGGATGCTGCAACCGACGCTGTTCCGCCGCATCCGCTACACGGATCGACGCCTCGCGATTCTCTGCTGGGCGGGCATCGTCATCTCGGTGCTGCTCGTCGCAGGCATCCCGCAACTGGCACCGCCGTGGGTACCGATGACGTGCTTCCTGGCACTCTGGATCGGGTACATGTCGATCTCGAGCATCGGGCAGACGTTCTACGGCTTCGGCTGGGAGATGCTGCTGCTGGAGGCCGGGTTCCTCGCCGCATTCCTCGGCTCGAGGGATCAGCCGCCGCCGACCGTCGTGATCGTGCTGATGTGGTGGCTGGTGTTCCGCCTGGAGTTCGGTGCGGGCATGATCAAGATCCGCGGCGGACGGGAATGGCGCGACCTCACCGCTCTCACCTATCACCACGAGACGCAGCCGATGCCGGGTCCGCTCAGCCGTCAGGCGCATCTGCTGCCTCGGTGGCTCCACAAGGGTGAGGTGCTGGGCAATCACTTCGCGCAGCTCATCGTTCCGTTCTTCCTGTTCGCTCCGATCCTCTCGCTCTGGATGCCGGGGCCCGTGCCCCAGATCATCGGCGCCGTCGCGGGCGTGATCATCATCGTGACGCAGGTCTGGCTCGTCATCACCGGAAACTTCGCATGGCTGAACTGGGCGACGATCGTGCTGGCGTTCTCAGCGATCGGGGTGCCGATGCGCGCCAGTGCCGAGCAGACCCTCCCGCTCTACTGGATCATCATCACCTCGGCTGTCGGCATCCTGTATCTCGTCGTCAGCTGGCCCGCCCTTCGCAACCTCTTCGCCCACCGTCAGCTGATGAACGCGAGCTTCAACCGCTGGCAGCTGGCGAATGCCTACGGTGCCTTCGGGACGGTCACGAAGGCACGGATCGAGATCGTCATCGAGGGGACGCTGGATGAGGACCCCGATGCCGCGACCTGGCGCGAGTACGAGTTCAAGGGCAAGCCCGGCGACGTGCGCCGCGTGCCGCGGCAGTTCGCGCCGTACCATCTGCGCCTGGACTGGCTGATGTGGTTCCTGCCGCTCGGGCGGTCGCTGGATGACTGGTTCACGGTGTTCCTCGCCCGACTGCTGCAGGCGGATGCCCCGACGCTGGCGCTGCTGCGCGCCGATCCGTTCGCCGGCCGTCCGCCGCGGTGGGTGCGTGCGGTGTCATACCGCTACCGCTTCGCGACCCGCGAGGAGCGGCACCGCGATGGTGTGATCTGGATGCGGGATCGGCGGCGAGTGATCGTAGGGGCGGCGGAGCTGCCGTGA
- a CDS encoding quaternary amine ABC transporter ATP-binding protein: MTETALEARNLFKVFGRNPKQAVQRLKSGESRTAVQDAGTAAVIDASFTVNRGEIFVIMGLSGSGKSTIIRMLNGLHDITDGSVVVGGDEIAGVPASRLREIRRENVSMVFQHFALLPHRTVAANVAYPLELKGVGKAERSAKAEEVLTMVGLDGWGDKLPSELSGGMQQRVGIARALAADTDILLMDEAFSALDPLIRREMQEQLLELQEKLQKTIVFITHDLNEAMFLGDRIAVMRDGRIVQIGTPEDILTDPANDYVEQFVQDVDRARVLTASNVMERPRPVVAENAGPRTALRQMRDAYMSAAYVTGRDRKLLGMVTDRDAVKLVRKGETALASILKPVPQSVPEDEVLMNLFVPAVESQLPLAVVDGAGRLTGVIPRVTLLAALGPGPNSTEEITLPLPPVSHAEIAAVLGEAADAVAPTATTVRGEAADAVAPEATAEGEVR; the protein is encoded by the coding sequence GTGACCGAAACCGCTCTCGAAGCGCGCAATCTTTTCAAGGTCTTCGGACGAAATCCGAAGCAGGCCGTCCAGCGTCTGAAGTCCGGCGAATCCCGCACCGCCGTGCAGGATGCCGGAACCGCGGCCGTCATCGACGCCAGCTTCACCGTCAACCGCGGTGAGATCTTCGTCATCATGGGACTGTCCGGTTCGGGCAAGTCCACCATCATCCGCATGCTCAACGGCCTGCACGACATCACCGACGGCTCCGTCGTGGTCGGCGGCGACGAGATCGCCGGGGTGCCGGCATCCCGACTGCGCGAGATCCGCCGCGAGAACGTGTCGATGGTCTTCCAGCACTTCGCGCTGCTGCCGCACCGCACGGTCGCCGCGAACGTCGCCTACCCGCTCGAGCTCAAGGGCGTCGGCAAGGCCGAACGCTCGGCCAAGGCCGAAGAAGTGCTCACCATGGTCGGCCTCGACGGATGGGGCGATAAGCTCCCGTCGGAACTGTCCGGAGGCATGCAGCAGCGCGTAGGCATCGCCCGCGCGCTCGCCGCTGACACCGACATCCTGCTCATGGACGAGGCCTTCAGCGCCCTGGACCCGCTCATTCGTCGCGAGATGCAGGAGCAGCTGCTCGAACTGCAGGAGAAGCTGCAGAAGACCATCGTCTTCATCACGCACGACCTGAACGAAGCCATGTTCCTCGGCGATCGGATCGCGGTCATGCGCGACGGCCGCATCGTGCAGATCGGCACACCGGAAGACATCCTCACCGACCCCGCCAACGACTACGTCGAGCAGTTCGTGCAGGACGTCGACCGCGCCCGTGTGCTCACTGCGTCGAACGTCATGGAGCGCCCGCGCCCCGTGGTCGCAGAGAACGCGGGACCCCGCACAGCGCTGCGTCAGATGCGCGACGCCTACATGTCGGCCGCATACGTCACGGGCCGCGACCGCAAGCTGCTCGGCATGGTCACCGACCGCGACGCCGTCAAGCTCGTGCGCAAGGGGGAGACCGCACTCGCATCGATCCTGAAGCCCGTGCCGCAGAGCGTCCCCGAGGACGAGGTGCTGATGAACCTCTTCGTCCCCGCCGTCGAGTCGCAGTTGCCGCTCGCGGTCGTCGATGGGGCCGGCCGCCTGACAGGTGTCATCCCGCGCGTCACGCTGCTCGCAGCGCTCGGCCCCGGTCCGAACTCGACCGAGGAGATCACGTTGCCGCTTCCGCCGGTCTCCCACGCCGAGATCGCCGCCGTGCTCGGAGAGGCTGCGGATGCCGTCGCCCCGACGGCCACCACGGTTCGCGGAGAGGCGGCAGATGCCGTCGCCCCGGAAGCCACGGCTGAAGGGGAGGTGCGCTGA
- a CDS encoding ABC transporter ATP-binding protein, whose translation MSAAIEITRLHKKYQQHTALHELDLHVRAGAVFGLIGPNGAGKTTTLRTLVDVIRPSSGTVRVLGEDPRHGGAALRRRIGYVPGELHLEGRASGHRLLAFYAEVSGSNGSTTSVLRTARDLADRLGVDLDRPVRTLSKGNKQKVGLIQAFMHRPELLILDEPTSGLDPLVQREFLSMVREARDAGQTVLLSSHVLSEIQQTADEVAVLSAGRIVAEGDVASLRLGSVRRVRVRIGGTDAVVARAAFERLAGVEALDVVDHGEGVQLSTTIEGGIDPFLKTLARYEVQDLTVEEPDLEESVLRLYGDRSHADTAPTTRRSSRGRRH comes from the coding sequence ATGAGCGCAGCGATCGAGATCACCCGGCTGCATAAGAAGTACCAGCAGCACACCGCCCTGCACGAGCTCGATCTGCACGTGCGCGCCGGCGCCGTGTTCGGGCTGATCGGACCCAACGGCGCCGGCAAGACGACAACGCTGCGCACCCTCGTCGACGTCATCCGCCCGTCGTCTGGCACCGTGCGTGTACTCGGTGAGGATCCGCGCCACGGTGGAGCCGCGCTGCGCCGGCGGATCGGATACGTGCCCGGCGAACTGCACCTCGAGGGCCGGGCGAGCGGGCATCGACTGCTCGCCTTCTATGCCGAGGTGTCCGGATCCAACGGCTCGACGACATCCGTGCTGCGCACAGCCCGCGACCTCGCCGATCGTCTCGGCGTCGACCTCGACCGGCCGGTGCGTACGCTGTCGAAGGGCAACAAGCAGAAGGTCGGGCTGATCCAGGCCTTCATGCACCGCCCAGAACTGCTGATCCTCGACGAACCGACCAGCGGACTCGATCCGCTGGTGCAGCGCGAGTTCCTCTCGATGGTGCGCGAGGCGCGCGATGCCGGGCAGACCGTCCTTCTGAGCTCGCACGTGCTCAGCGAGATCCAGCAGACCGCCGACGAGGTGGCGGTGCTCAGCGCTGGTCGCATCGTCGCCGAGGGAGACGTCGCCTCGCTCCGTCTCGGGTCCGTACGCCGCGTGCGCGTGCGCATCGGCGGAACGGATGCCGTGGTCGCACGCGCGGCGTTCGAGAGGCTCGCCGGGGTCGAAGCGCTGGATGTCGTCGATCATGGCGAGGGCGTGCAGCTCTCGACCACGATCGAGGGCGGAATCGACCCCTTCCTGAAGACCCTTGCACGATACGAGGTGCAGGATCTCACGGTCGAGGAGCCCGATCTCGAGGAGTCGGTGCTGCGACTGTACGGCGACCGCTCCCACGCCGACACCGCTCCGACCACCAGACGCTCGAGCCGCGGGCGGAGGCACTGA
- a CDS encoding ABC transporter permease has protein sequence MDGFRIPIGEWAAAAVGWVKDNLEGLLDFISFIVKFLVNGLTDVLLGTPIVAVIIIAALIAWAVRSIWMALGTAVSFALILSMGLWVAAMQTLSLVIVAALVAVVIAIPLGIWSARNNTVRAILKPILDFMQTMPAMVYLIPAIVFFSIGVVPGLVATVIFALPPGVRMTELGIRGVDSETVEAGHAFGATPGQILRGIQLPLAMPTIMAGVNQVIMLSLSMAVIAGMAGADGLGKLVVEAIATVNIGKGVEAGLAVVLLAVFLDRVTAALGTPGEFPSSLLGMMSRRRASQQAEKADAAALETNRATAKGMRRAAP, from the coding sequence ATGGACGGATTCCGCATTCCGATCGGTGAGTGGGCGGCCGCTGCCGTCGGGTGGGTCAAGGACAACCTCGAGGGTCTGCTCGACTTCATCTCGTTCATCGTCAAGTTCCTCGTCAACGGCCTGACCGACGTGCTCCTCGGCACGCCGATAGTCGCCGTGATCATCATCGCCGCGTTGATCGCCTGGGCTGTCCGCTCCATCTGGATGGCGCTCGGCACCGCCGTGTCATTCGCGCTGATCCTCAGCATGGGGCTGTGGGTCGCGGCGATGCAGACGCTCTCGCTGGTGATCGTCGCCGCGCTCGTCGCGGTCGTCATCGCGATCCCACTGGGCATCTGGTCGGCGCGCAACAACACCGTCCGCGCCATCCTCAAGCCGATTCTCGACTTCATGCAGACGATGCCGGCGATGGTCTATCTGATCCCCGCGATCGTGTTCTTCAGCATCGGCGTCGTGCCAGGGCTCGTGGCCACCGTCATCTTCGCCCTGCCTCCTGGCGTACGCATGACCGAACTCGGCATCCGCGGTGTGGACTCCGAGACCGTCGAGGCCGGACACGCCTTCGGCGCGACGCCGGGTCAGATCCTGCGAGGCATCCAGCTTCCGCTCGCGATGCCGACCATCATGGCCGGTGTCAACCAGGTCATCATGCTCTCGCTGTCGATGGCCGTCATCGCCGGTATGGCCGGCGCCGACGGACTCGGAAAGCTGGTCGTCGAGGCGATCGCGACCGTGAACATCGGCAAGGGCGTCGAGGCGGGACTCGCCGTCGTCCTGCTCGCCGTGTTCCTCGACCGCGTCACGGCTGCGCTCGGTACGCCGGGCGAGTTCCCGTCGTCGCTGCTGGGCATGATGTCGCGCCGTCGCGCTTCGCAGCAGGCCGAGAAGGCGGATGCCGCGGCGTTGGAGACCAACCGAGCCACGGCTAAGGGCATGCGCCGCGCGGCCCCTTGA
- a CDS encoding sensor histidine kinase, with protein sequence MRSEVNPRLTDAGLAIAVTLVLAVVIAADPVGRTSFGGYAFALGFGLILLVRRLLPRTTLVVTLLAIFAYYTLDLPPVGIVLPAIGALFSAAEQHRTYWAVGSAAVLLAVATYFRLDGSEPEATLNGYTFVTELALAAAAIALGVAVRLAREARERTAQISALTATEEAHAADARMQAERMQIARDLHDTIGHTLSVASLHAGVAAEAPDAAAARPALDQVRAATSDALRELRRTVKVLRADDASGPEPVLGLGSLDPLFAAARNAGLRVETEVSAASDALSRSVDAAAYRIVQESLTNVLRHSGASTVRVTARAVEGTLTLRIVDDGTSARESHRAGSGIRGMQERAELLGGTLTAHPAPGGFIVDAEIPAQSEGEA encoded by the coding sequence ATGCGCAGCGAGGTGAACCCACGGCTCACCGACGCGGGACTCGCGATCGCGGTGACGCTGGTTCTCGCGGTCGTCATCGCCGCTGATCCGGTCGGTCGCACGTCCTTCGGCGGATATGCGTTCGCGCTCGGATTCGGGCTGATCCTGCTCGTCCGGCGCCTGCTGCCGCGGACCACGCTGGTCGTGACGCTGCTCGCGATCTTCGCGTACTACACCCTGGATCTGCCGCCCGTCGGCATCGTGCTCCCCGCCATCGGCGCCCTCTTCTCTGCCGCTGAGCAGCATCGCACGTACTGGGCGGTCGGGTCGGCCGCAGTGCTGCTCGCGGTCGCAACCTACTTCCGCCTCGACGGGTCAGAGCCGGAGGCAACGCTCAACGGCTACACCTTCGTCACCGAGTTGGCGCTTGCCGCCGCGGCCATCGCGCTCGGCGTTGCAGTGCGCCTCGCGCGGGAGGCACGTGAGCGAACCGCGCAGATCTCCGCGCTCACCGCCACAGAAGAAGCCCACGCCGCGGATGCGAGGATGCAGGCCGAGCGGATGCAGATCGCCCGTGACCTGCACGACACCATCGGGCACACGCTCTCGGTCGCGTCCCTGCACGCCGGGGTCGCCGCCGAGGCTCCGGATGCCGCGGCAGCGCGACCCGCGCTCGACCAGGTGCGCGCGGCGACATCGGACGCCCTGCGTGAGCTGCGGCGCACCGTGAAGGTGCTGCGGGCGGACGACGCCTCTGGCCCCGAACCGGTGCTGGGTCTCGGGTCGCTCGACCCGCTATTCGCCGCCGCGCGGAACGCCGGACTGCGCGTCGAGACCGAAGTGTCAGCCGCATCGGATGCGCTGTCGCGATCGGTGGATGCTGCGGCCTACCGGATCGTGCAGGAGTCACTGACGAACGTGCTCCGGCATTCGGGAGCCTCGACGGTTCGCGTGACCGCGCGCGCGGTGGAGGGGACGCTGACCCTGCGCATCGTGGATGACGGCACCAGTGCGCGTGAGAGCCACCGTGCGGGATCCGGCATCCGGGGCATGCAGGAGCGCGCAGAACTGCTCGGCGGCACGCTCACCGCGCACCCTGCACCGGGCGGATTCATCGTGGACGCCGAGATTCCGGCGCAGTCAGAAGGAGAAGCGTGA